The sequence TGCACTCTACCTTTTGTCATGAATCCCACTAACTTTGTATAGTGCCGAAATTGGAAGAGAATCCAGCATGCGAACAGATCAAATTCTTAGAAAATTATTTGGACTTGTCAGGTGCAATAGATGATGACCTCCTAGTGGCTCAAGATGATCGTATGCCAGGAACTTGCGAGTGGTTTTTCAAAAAGCAAAACTACCTGGATTGGTCTGATTTCGCATCGGACACGCCCAGGATACTGTGGATTAAGGGGAAACCTGGATCTGGGAAATCTGTTCTTGCCGGATATGCCATCGATCGACTCCTAGCATCGAATGAAAGCTGCAGCTACTTCTTCTTTAAGCACGAGGACAAGTCCAAAGCCCGGCTTAGCTCGTGTCTCCGGTCGCTCGCATTTCAAATGGCGCGCATGGATGTCCAGATACGAGAAACGTTCTCGAAGATGCAAAAGGATGGAGTGAATATTGATAACGAGAATGAACATTCCCTTTGGAAGAAACTGTTCTTATCTGGTATCTTGCAGGCCGCTTCTACCACGAATTATTGGGTTATCGATGGCCTAGATGAATGTGAAAATGTCTCCTTTCTCTTCGACTCAATACTGCCTCAACTTGACAAGTCGATACCGCTCCGGATTCTAATCACGAGCAGAGAAACCCCGGAGTTGCAGGGGCATATTGTTGGGCTTAGTCGTGATCAATTTCGCTTGGAGATCATCTCACCGTCTGATATTCGTTCTGACGTTGAGTTTCTGGTTGGCGTAAAGACGAAATCTCCAGCTTTGAAGGATGCTGGAGACCATGCTGCCCTCGTTGAAAATATTGTAGAAAAAGCTAACGGATCATTTCTGTGGACGGACTTGGTGCTTAAGGAGCTGCCTATTTGCTACAGCGGAACTGAGATCAACCGAGTTCTCGACGGCCTGCCCCAAGAAATGGAAGCTTTATACCAGAGAGTGCTGGGTCAAATGGCTCTTAATACGCGAGCAAAGAACTTCTCTCAAGCAATCCTTACTTGGACAACGTGTGCGATGAGGCCGCTGATGGTGAAGGAGCTTGCTGGAGTTTTGAAACTGGATATTAATGAAGAGTTCCCTAAGCTGGAAGAGGCCATTTTGGCACGCTGCGGTCAGCTAATTTCGGTCGACGAATTTAGCAATGTACGATTAGCACACGAGACGGCGAAGAATTTCCTCCTTAAGGACGGTTTGGACTCCGAATTTGCCGTAAGTGAGACCGAGGCTCACACCCGAATGGCTAGAATATGCCTCCTATATCTCACCGGAGAGGCCATCAAGCCCCGTAGCACTGGCGGAAGTCGATCTACCTCCGCCGTCCATGACACGGACTCCGATTTCTCAGTCTATGCTTGTGAAGCCTTTTCATACCACCTTGTTAGAGCCGACTCTCGTGAACACGATATCTTACTTCTCGTCAATAAGTTTTTGGAGTCAAATATCATCCCTTGGGTAGAGATCATGATGGCTCACAATCAGAATCCTATCCTGCTGATACATACTGCGAAGAATCTCAAGAAATACGTCAACTCGTGCGCCACAGAACTGTCACCTCTTG is a genomic window of Coccidioides posadasii str. Silveira chromosome 3, complete sequence containing:
- a CDS encoding uncharacterized protein (EggNog:ENOG410IR29~COG:S), coding for MPPETLVDEVQTSAYTSNDADTDSSSTDSLHDRVKIKFTTLFSRTKLFGRTAAVVDDGVADPRGPLGLNILHSPSEPLVDFIFVHGLGGGSRETWSNTSSVCHFWPQEWLRKDPAFKNVRVHTFGYDSHATKDSVLHTHHFCRSLLSEMYTSPYLGNTDTPIVLIGHSMGGIVIKKTYLLAIQDPTHRTLAKRIHSIYFLATPHSGCDSARLLNNVLTIAYSSRDYLLDPKVGSAAIDSINDEFRNYADNLHLWSFYETRKTKVGLFSRLIVEPNMAKLGYRGEKQIAMPADHRSICKFDSPKDLCYLILRDSLAETVESISKIVPKLEENPACEQIKFLENYLDLSGAIDDDLLVAQDDRMPGTCEWFFKKQNYLDWSDFASDTPRILWIKGKPGSGKSVLAGYAIDRLLASNESCSYFFFKHEDKSKARLSSCLRSLAFQMARMDVQIRETFSKMQKDGVNIDNENEHSLWKKLFLSGILQAASTTNYWVIDGLDECENVSFLFDSILPQLDKSIPLRILITSRETPELQGHIVGLSRDQFRLEIISPSDIRSDVEFLVGVKTKSPALKDAGDHAALVENIVEKANGSFLWTDLVLKELPICYSGTEINRVLDGLPQEMEALYQRVLGQMALNTRAKNFSQAILTWTTCAMRPLMVKELAGVLKLDINEEFPKLEEAILARCGQLISVDEFSNVRLAHETAKNFLLKDGLDSEFAVSETEAHTRMARICLLYLTGEAIKPRSTGGSRSTSAVHDTDSDFSVYACEAFSYHLVRADSREHDILLLVNKFLESNIIPWVEIMMAHNQNPILLIHTAKNLKKYVNSCATELSPLDGDVKMAKERVTELVHIITKFSDALLTSPSAIYSAILPFYPTECTASKPVGPGRPLSILGLSDVHDHIVSREILLKHLEHHVTIRTFLLDTTHSGSMKPHRNKSQTKGGMKKFPSDKVNSLVQEF